The Pseudodesulfovibrio sp. zrk46 genome contains a region encoding:
- a CDS encoding transposase: MPRIPRIVVPGEPHHVIQRGNRRLPTFFCEDDYCFYLEWLHTCCEKYAVKIWAYCLMTNHVHLILVPAKESGLRLALGETHKRYTAYINKRERWTGHLWQGRFSSYPMDEAYLLAAARYVELNPVRAGIVKYPCEYKWSSARAHVKGEDDQFVDVAPLLSLVPDWESFLTGADSTEMQEHIKKHSRTGRPLGSNAFFDRLQQVLGKDVRPQKPGPKMKN; this comes from the coding sequence ATGCCAAGAATACCCAGAATTGTTGTCCCGGGGGAACCTCATCATGTCATTCAACGGGGAAACCGGCGTCTTCCCACTTTTTTTTGTGAAGACGATTATTGCTTTTACCTTGAATGGCTTCATACGTGTTGCGAAAAGTATGCAGTAAAAATATGGGCGTATTGCCTTATGACAAACCACGTACATCTGATATTGGTTCCAGCTAAGGAATCAGGGTTACGTCTCGCCCTTGGAGAAACCCACAAACGCTATACGGCTTATATAAACAAACGGGAAAGGTGGACTGGTCATCTTTGGCAAGGAAGGTTTTCTTCATATCCAATGGATGAAGCCTATCTTCTTGCTGCCGCCCGATATGTTGAACTTAATCCGGTTCGCGCTGGCATCGTCAAATATCCTTGCGAGTATAAATGGAGCAGTGCACGGGCTCATGTAAAGGGCGAAGATGATCAATTCGTCGACGTCGCTCCTCTTTTGTCGCTTGTCCCAGACTGGGAAAGCTTTTTGACTGGGGCTGACAGCACCGAGATGCAAGAGCATATCAAAAAACACAGCCGGACAGGTCGCCCTTTGGGCAGCAATGCTTTTTTTGACCGTTTGCAACAGGTTTTAGGCAAAGATGTTAGACCTCAAAAGCCAGGTCCCAAAATGAAGAATTAG
- a CDS encoding VENN motif pre-toxin domain-containing protein, translated as MGDTAAGEIAEAYKKTGDLNYVTHKIAHAVLGGAIAAANGDDIASGAVGGAVGEVVGEEYLAFRLTSGISKEDIDSLHQQGVDLAKLAGGLTAALSGMDVDTAAGTAENAAANNALDTIWDALNVLYDSGKIAYGYYIDDDGLVKEGYIDLGLDSAALLVPFAPAGITKVVKWGDDVVDVVKKADDVVEKPNLLIDVLRKSEKIVDKKGKIRFETKLDDGSKVVFRKDFGEHAHSLTGKDGPKVDHFNVEIQIPNSKGGYSKPKVNKHIYFEDGKPIIK; from the coding sequence TTGGGTGATACTGCGGCTGGTGAAATTGCAGAAGCTTACAAAAAAACAGGTGACCTAAACTATGTAACGCACAAGATCGCCCATGCGGTCCTTGGTGGAGCCATAGCTGCTGCAAATGGTGACGATATCGCAAGTGGAGCGGTCGGCGGCGCTGTTGGTGAAGTTGTAGGAGAGGAGTATCTTGCATTTCGTCTGACGTCAGGTATCTCCAAGGAAGATATAGACTCGCTGCACCAGCAAGGCGTCGACCTTGCAAAACTAGCGGGAGGGCTAACTGCGGCTCTTTCAGGAATGGATGTCGACACTGCAGCCGGGACAGCGGAAAACGCCGCAGCCAATAACGCCTTGGATACGATTTGGGATGCTCTAAATGTTCTCTATGATTCCGGGAAGATTGCCTACGGTTATTACATAGACGACGATGGGTTAGTTAAAGAGGGGTATATCGATTTAGGTTTAGACTCAGCAGCATTGCTTGTGCCTTTTGCCCCTGCTGGAATTACCAAGGTTGTTAAATGGGGCGATGATGTCGTCGATGTTGTCAAGAAAGCTGATGATGTTGTCGAGAAGCCTAATTTGCTCATTGACGTATTGCGTAAGTCTGAAAAGATTGTCGACAAAAAAGGCAAAATTCGTTTTGAAACAAAACTTGATGACGGTTCAAAAGTTGTCTTTAGGAAAGATTTCGGAGAACATGCACACTCTCTTACCGGCAAAGATGGCCCTAAAGTTGATCATTTCAATGTTGAGATTCAAATTCCCAACAGTAAGGGAGGCTACAGTAAGCCTAAAGTCAACAAACATATTTACTTTGAAGACGGTAAGCCCATTATAAAATAG
- a CDS encoding DUF637 domain-containing protein: MLVTKDREYKREVKSDMGFFSFSTKDEGSVDETVQHTEINAGGGLTITTAEGIVVQYKETGNVQEDIAQLAQSPGLEWMAEVASRDDVDWQAIQEVHNQWSESNSGIGGPGMQLVSLAMAVALSATGVGSSFAVGLMGFTEGSSMAVAMAAGFNSLVMQAGMQVVQNGGDIGAALEAMASVETVRSLATAMLTAGLMHEAMQLDGLKAEKLAEGVSDYDKMIANLAQELKEGAVQAGVNAGVGTAVNGGNLGENLVANLRGAAVSVLGAKVANEIGEAYNKGNGDIGYVTHKIAHAALGGAMDLASGGNGISGAIGGVAGEITAEALANEIEESLLSGEITPEKAKRWSDAGVDIARLAAGLAAVAAGGDIDAAADAGGNAAENNAFFTLPVLIAAATAGAEALDKFLLGKDIVDFFVAGHEGDIEKQSEIAEGLLIGAAIEVSVGNIIPGSYAAIKAALKAGDVGLARKLLAKASPEAAEWVVKKSGDAVGAITETFGDTYTAIAKKTGLPQLPGWEGSLSARRLAPGAASHGSNLPRIVEGERWLKGNVGNAGKVPAQIAERLNGRQFKDFNEFRRAFWTEVGNDPVLSKQFNPGNQQLMKDGYAPFPDLKQQVGGRKRYELDHVEELQHGGNVYDMNNIVIRTPKDHILKGKWK; encoded by the coding sequence ATGCTCGTTACCAAGGACAGGGAATACAAGCGCGAAGTCAAGTCTGATATGGGCTTCTTCTCATTCTCAACCAAGGATGAGGGAAGCGTTGACGAGACTGTTCAGCACACGGAAATCAACGCTGGTGGCGGGCTGACTATCACCACCGCCGAAGGAATCGTTGTCCAGTATAAAGAGACGGGCAACGTTCAGGAGGATATCGCACAACTCGCCCAGTCTCCCGGCCTTGAATGGATGGCGGAGGTTGCCAGTCGCGACGACGTGGATTGGCAGGCCATTCAGGAAGTGCACAACCAGTGGAGCGAATCCAACAGCGGCATCGGCGGACCGGGCATGCAGCTTGTGTCGCTCGCCATGGCTGTGGCGTTGTCTGCTACAGGGGTAGGATCTTCTTTTGCCGTTGGTCTTATGGGCTTTACCGAAGGCTCTTCAATGGCGGTTGCCATGGCCGCAGGCTTCAACTCGCTGGTCATGCAGGCCGGAATGCAGGTCGTTCAAAATGGCGGCGATATCGGTGCCGCGCTCGAGGCAATGGCGTCTGTTGAAACAGTGCGCTCTTTGGCCACCGCCATGCTCACCGCAGGGCTCATGCATGAGGCCATGCAGTTGGATGGCCTGAAAGCGGAGAAGCTCGCTGAAGGCGTCAGCGATTATGATAAAATGATCGCCAACCTTGCGCAGGAACTCAAGGAAGGCGCTGTACAGGCTGGCGTTAATGCTGGTGTCGGCACTGCCGTCAACGGCGGCAACCTTGGCGAGAACTTGGTGGCAAACCTGCGTGGGGCGGCTGTCTCAGTGTTGGGTGCAAAGGTCGCCAACGAAATTGGTGAGGCATACAATAAGGGCAATGGGGACATTGGTTATGTGACCCATAAGATAGCCCACGCGGCCCTTGGTGGAGCAATGGATTTGGCTTCCGGGGGCAATGGTATTTCAGGAGCTATTGGTGGTGTTGCTGGCGAAATAACAGCCGAAGCCTTGGCCAATGAAATTGAAGAAAGTCTGTTGAGTGGCGAGATTACACCGGAAAAGGCAAAACGGTGGTCTGACGCAGGTGTAGACATTGCCAGACTCGCCGCAGGTCTTGCAGCAGTCGCGGCAGGGGGAGATATAGACGCCGCTGCAGATGCAGGTGGAAATGCTGCTGAAAACAATGCATTCTTTACTTTGCCCGTTCTTATTGCTGCAGCAACTGCTGGTGCCGAGGCTCTTGATAAGTTCCTTCTTGGTAAGGATATCGTTGATTTCTTTGTGGCGGGCCATGAAGGCGATATTGAGAAACAGTCGGAAATAGCAGAAGGGCTCCTTATTGGAGCGGCAATAGAAGTCTCTGTTGGTAATATAATCCCCGGCAGTTATGCGGCCATTAAGGCAGCCCTCAAAGCCGGTGATGTCGGGCTGGCAAGAAAGCTACTTGCAAAAGCTAGCCCAGAAGCGGCAGAATGGGTTGTCAAAAAAAGTGGCGATGCAGTCGGTGCCATCACGGAAACCTTTGGTGATACTTATACTGCTATCGCCAAGAAAACAGGGCTTCCACAATTACCGGGCTGGGAAGGGTCGTTATCTGCTAGAAGATTGGCTCCAGGAGCTGCATCGCATGGCAGCAATCTTCCGAGAATTGTTGAAGGGGAAAGATGGTTAAAAGGAAATGTCGGAAATGCGGGTAAAGTGCCTGCTCAGATTGCGGAGAGGCTGAATGGAAGACAGTTTAAGGATTTCAATGAATTTAGAAGGGCTTTTTGGACAGAAGTCGGAAATGATCCGGTGTTGAGTAAGCAGTTTAACCCTGGTAACCAACAGTTAATGAAAGATGGTTATGCACCATTTCCAGACTTAAAGCAGCAAGTTGGAGGACGGAAGCGTTATGAACTAGATCATGTTGAGGAATTACAACATGGTGGAAACGTTTATGACATGAATAATATTGTAATTCGTACACCTAAAGATCATATTCTTAAAGGGAAGTGGAAATAA
- a CDS encoding DUF6883 domain-containing protein, protein MAADIAEFGEAVLTGDKAKQDELIVGFVVGMAIENSVGNIIPGSYAALRTAIKAGKLDVILKLLPDSTVKLATKNLDEAVAKIQTNLADHFPELVDKIDKLDFEALKNSDEIQALVAKKNPKVGNGATKYIDNTSRLIGSSKAYIDPQKLTGYALNPSHPKGKDKARVFESALGFNQANANSLLQQIQEGVKNNIAISGKVNEYGSRFTVDIPVTGPKGTGVVRTGWIYEPGSNVPKLTTLFVK, encoded by the coding sequence ATGGCTGCGGATATAGCCGAGTTTGGCGAAGCCGTTTTGACAGGAGATAAAGCGAAACAGGACGAGCTTATAGTTGGCTTCGTGGTTGGGATGGCTATTGAAAATTCCGTAGGCAACATAATCCCTGGTAGTTACGCCGCACTCCGTACAGCAATTAAAGCGGGTAAACTGGATGTCATTCTTAAATTACTTCCAGATAGCACCGTAAAGTTGGCTACCAAGAATCTGGATGAAGCTGTTGCCAAAATCCAAACGAATTTGGCAGATCATTTCCCAGAACTTGTTGATAAGATCGATAAATTGGATTTCGAGGCCTTGAAGAATAGCGATGAGATCCAGGCTCTCGTTGCTAAGAAGAATCCAAAGGTTGGGAATGGTGCAACTAAATATATTGATAATACAAGCAGGTTGATTGGTTCAAGCAAAGCTTATATTGATCCGCAAAAGTTGACTGGATATGCACTAAATCCGAGTCACCCTAAAGGCAAAGATAAGGCCCGAGTTTTTGAGTCTGCTTTAGGCTTTAATCAGGCCAATGCGAACTCGTTGTTGCAACAAATTCAAGAGGGCGTAAAAAACAATATAGCAATTAGTGGTAAGGTTAATGAGTATGGCTCTAGATTTACCGTAGATATCCCCGTCACAGGCCCAAAAGGGACTGGTGTAGTGAGAACTGGTTGGATTTACGAGCCTGGGTCGAATGTCCCCAAGTTGACAACACTTTTTGTCAAGTAA
- a CDS encoding DUF4926 domain-containing protein produces MSIDINDVVVVIKDINSEHVNKGMLGVVVFIFDKPRSAYEIEFCNEEGKTIETITLEPDEIEKVI; encoded by the coding sequence ATGAGTATAGATATTAACGATGTGGTTGTAGTGATAAAAGATATTAATAGTGAGCATGTTAATAAAGGCATGTTGGGTGTTGTTGTCTTCATATTTGATAAGCCTAGATCCGCGTATGAAATTGAATTTTGTAACGAGGAGGGCAAGACAATTGAAACGATTACTCTCGAGCCGGATGAAATAGAAAAGGTCATTTGA
- a CDS encoding Imm63 family immunity protein: MKTIKELQNELLRIGQIINANEDYLRIGEGVDVIIDVKIHGDEYHYIVIERGNEQKRIITNSSFELMFLFISSAAFSLSSRYAANNKIPGQDFRRLMFQHYLELLRRIGPRWEKRGQQKIDEILKKYPYEDE, translated from the coding sequence ATGAAAACAATCAAAGAATTACAAAATGAGCTTTTGCGAATTGGGCAGATCATAAATGCTAATGAAGATTATCTTAGAATTGGTGAAGGAGTAGACGTCATCATTGATGTCAAAATTCACGGAGATGAATATCATTACATAGTTATTGAACGCGGAAATGAACAAAAAAGAATTATTACAAACTCATCGTTTGAGCTCATGTTTTTATTCATAAGCTCTGCAGCGTTTTCTCTCTCATCTCGTTATGCTGCAAATAATAAAATTCCAGGACAAGATTTTAGGCGACTTATGTTTCAACACTACCTAGAACTGTTGAGGAGAATCGGCCCCAGGTGGGAGAAAAGGGGGCAGCAGAAGATTGACGAGATTTTAAAGAAGTACCCCTACGAGGATGAATAG
- a CDS encoding SUMF1/EgtB/PvdO family nonheme iron enzyme — MAMKKDQFREALRAGRSANGDSQEPELNNRLTEKLQQEKAQKRRLLLVIGVVAGVFLSVAATLAFMAHGTTVLVEPQEAAENASIDVGGFGFLMGDYALSFSSDPAVTVSSPGYQTARVDFPDGDVTLHVSLEESPAQLSLKLEPAYEDARWTLNGMLVGTGATLEKEVPAGDYELKVASLSFMPTEQSFTVDRGQEFRKVLVVEPVKGKLDLASTPVGATIFLNGEDIGVTPQTVDVLGGKHEVMISLAEHSPVTETIAITSAKTKAKREYHLFLQPGELTVNAAPKGGLLLVNGLKATPSEVKSVPPRKEVLISYKIPGFSKKTESVTLAPGEKRTITMNLKSEKGVVEIISTPAAEVVMNGTVLGQAPLTISMPTVQQTIVLRAEGYQSITQKVIPKKGVTTRVNVKLVSNKQAAMAKATKAAQSGGKGSAVGMEMALFSPAGDMCILGAPRHEQGQRANEFQRKVKLVRPFLAGRYEVSNGQFARFSGSPRGPQNQPVVNVTWLEAAKFCNWLSAQEHLPPFYVIQGGKLRGMNKKSKGYRLLTEAEWEWLARKAGRKQQTIFPWGDTAVIPDDVGNIADESAQGKTKFYVPGYNDNHAGLAPVGSFKPNESGLYDLTGNVSEWVNDFYVWQVPKAGQILIDPLGPAAGEKHVYKGSSWRSGTRTPLRAAYRDPSTQGKDDLGFRVARYVYADE; from the coding sequence ATGGCCATGAAGAAGGATCAGTTTCGAGAAGCCTTGCGAGCCGGGCGAAGTGCGAACGGTGACAGTCAGGAACCGGAACTGAACAATCGGCTGACGGAGAAGTTGCAGCAAGAGAAGGCGCAGAAGCGCAGATTGCTTTTGGTGATCGGCGTGGTTGCCGGTGTGTTTTTGTCGGTGGCGGCTACTCTTGCCTTTATGGCTCATGGAACGACTGTTCTTGTGGAACCCCAAGAGGCTGCAGAGAACGCTTCCATAGATGTTGGCGGCTTCGGTTTCCTTATGGGTGACTATGCCCTCTCCTTCAGTTCGGACCCAGCAGTCACAGTCTCATCTCCCGGATATCAAACGGCTCGAGTCGATTTTCCGGACGGGGATGTAACCCTGCACGTCTCGCTGGAAGAAAGCCCAGCCCAATTGTCGTTGAAGCTGGAACCTGCATATGAAGACGCCCGGTGGACACTGAACGGAATGCTTGTTGGGACGGGGGCCACCCTCGAAAAAGAGGTGCCTGCAGGTGATTATGAACTTAAGGTAGCAAGCCTTTCCTTCATGCCAACAGAGCAAAGCTTTACTGTCGATAGAGGCCAGGAATTTCGGAAAGTCCTTGTAGTAGAACCGGTGAAGGGGAAGCTTGATCTGGCCTCCACACCTGTAGGGGCAACCATCTTTCTTAATGGGGAAGATATCGGCGTTACGCCCCAGACCGTGGATGTCCTCGGCGGAAAGCACGAGGTCATGATCAGCTTGGCAGAGCACTCACCTGTCACTGAAACCATTGCCATCACCTCAGCAAAGACCAAGGCAAAGCGCGAATATCACCTCTTCCTGCAACCGGGAGAGCTGACCGTCAACGCCGCTCCCAAGGGAGGCCTACTGCTGGTCAACGGCCTCAAGGCGACACCGTCCGAGGTCAAATCCGTGCCTCCGCGAAAAGAAGTTCTCATTTCTTATAAGATTCCCGGGTTCAGCAAGAAGACTGAATCCGTGACACTTGCCCCCGGCGAAAAGCGCACTATCACCATGAACCTCAAGAGCGAGAAGGGCGTTGTGGAAATCATCTCCACTCCTGCGGCCGAGGTCGTGATGAATGGAACCGTTCTGGGGCAGGCGCCGCTGACGATTTCAATGCCGACCGTGCAGCAGACCATTGTCCTTCGGGCCGAGGGATATCAGTCTATCACGCAGAAGGTGATTCCCAAGAAAGGAGTGACGACCCGGGTGAACGTCAAGCTTGTGTCGAACAAGCAGGCGGCCATGGCCAAGGCGACGAAGGCTGCCCAGAGCGGTGGCAAGGGAAGCGCTGTGGGCATGGAGATGGCTTTATTCTCACCCGCTGGTGATATGTGCATTCTGGGAGCACCCCGTCACGAGCAGGGGCAGCGTGCCAATGAGTTTCAGCGCAAGGTCAAGCTTGTGCGTCCCTTCTTGGCAGGTAGATATGAAGTCAGCAACGGACAGTTTGCCCGGTTCTCTGGCAGCCCTCGAGGCCCCCAAAACCAACCGGTGGTAAACGTGACCTGGCTGGAAGCCGCCAAATTCTGCAACTGGCTGAGCGCGCAGGAACATCTGCCGCCGTTTTATGTGATTCAAGGTGGAAAGCTGCGCGGGATGAATAAGAAATCCAAAGGCTACCGACTGCTTACAGAGGCCGAGTGGGAGTGGCTTGCCCGTAAAGCCGGGCGCAAGCAGCAGACGATATTTCCCTGGGGCGATACGGCTGTGATTCCCGATGACGTGGGCAACATTGCCGACGAATCTGCTCAGGGGAAAACCAAATTCTATGTGCCGGGCTACAATGATAACCACGCGGGACTTGCTCCTGTGGGTTCTTTCAAGCCCAATGAATCCGGACTGTATGACTTGACTGGCAACGTCTCTGAATGGGTGAATGATTTTTACGTATGGCAAGTCCCCAAGGCAGGTCAGATTCTCATTGATCCTCTTGGCCCTGCGGCAGGGGAAAAGCACGTTTACAAAGGCTCCAGTTGGCGCTCCGGTACGCGCACGCCGCTTCGAGCCGCCTATCGCGATCCCTCTACCCAAGGCAAGGATGACCTTGGATTCAGAGTCGCCAGGTACGTGTACGCTGACGAATAA
- a CDS encoding MotA/TolQ/ExbB proton channel family protein: protein MVNMIKSILALIASIVVVHMSYLAYIRPQASKLIDAARAAGQAPPRDFTIILRDYEQEICIILLLWGAFLIVSKCLAVLREERHLFSLDLYKEAEEHAIEIARENGGGDVTQKDILLGLDSLPSSLRDTALLKVLRAGLRRYLITGNVQNAADAIESGIDAVGSRMDAENSMIRYIIWAIPSIGFIGTVRGIGEALSQANQALSGDIGGMTGSLGVAFNSTLVALLISIVLMFLLNYLQRLQDDLLVETQSYCEEKLLNRISRVDEAA from the coding sequence ATGGTCAATATGATCAAGAGTATTTTGGCGCTGATCGCCTCTATCGTAGTGGTTCACATGAGCTATCTGGCTTATATTCGGCCGCAGGCAAGCAAGCTGATCGATGCAGCCCGTGCGGCCGGTCAGGCTCCTCCTCGCGACTTCACCATCATCCTGAGGGATTATGAGCAGGAGATATGCATCATCCTGCTGCTGTGGGGCGCGTTTCTGATTGTTTCCAAATGCCTGGCCGTCCTCCGGGAAGAACGTCATCTGTTCAGCCTTGATCTCTACAAAGAAGCCGAAGAGCATGCCATTGAGATTGCCAGGGAGAACGGAGGTGGTGATGTCACCCAGAAGGATATCCTCCTCGGCCTCGACAGCCTTCCCAGCAGCCTGCGCGATACGGCCCTGCTCAAGGTGCTGCGTGCAGGCCTTCGCCGCTACTTGATCACCGGCAACGTCCAGAACGCAGCCGATGCCATTGAATCGGGCATTGATGCAGTGGGTTCACGCATGGACGCGGAGAATTCCATGATCCGCTACATCATCTGGGCCATTCCCAGTATCGGCTTTATCGGCACCGTTCGGGGTATCGGTGAGGCCCTTTCGCAGGCCAATCAGGCTCTTTCAGGGGATATCGGCGGCATGACCGGCAGTTTGGGCGTGGCCTTCAACTCCACCTTGGTGGCCCTGCTCATCTCCATTGTACTCATGTTTCTGCTGAATTATCTCCAGCGGCTCCAAGATGATTTGCTTGTGGAGACACAAAGCTACTGTGAAGAAAAGCTCCTGAACCGGATCAGCAGGGTCGATGAAGCGGCGTAA
- a CDS encoding VWA domain-containing protein — translation MKRRKSREIAGSSLAFLDVLACGLGAVVLLLTLAQEQVFGLNGEDQRLTTELAELQSRSAEVEKEIARITQSGQAVSDEIKDTSEALAVVKDKAARQSDVADTARKNKASLIEGIKKIKLNNPEDVIETPDQSGEEDYLIGLKVEGQRIAILVDCSASMTDERLIDIIRRKNSSDAEKKKGPKWRRTIRTLRWLLARLPRASMVTVIAYNETARNLGAKEWTSSVDEKGLTNILSNANEIVPTGPTNLSSALKAARELNPSDLYIITDGLPTKGDSGWGRLNVFSGCSSILGSSSKISGECRARLFEESVKKSGLSLSRKVNVILLPIEGDPYAPRYYWEWTALTGGLFIAPAQDWP, via the coding sequence ATGAAGCGGCGTAAAAGCAGAGAAATCGCAGGCTCAAGCCTGGCGTTTCTTGATGTCCTGGCCTGTGGTCTGGGTGCGGTCGTGCTGTTGCTGACCCTTGCTCAGGAGCAGGTGTTCGGGCTTAACGGCGAAGACCAGCGGCTGACCACGGAGTTGGCCGAGCTGCAGAGCCGTAGCGCTGAGGTCGAGAAGGAGATCGCCAGAATCACCCAATCCGGTCAGGCGGTCAGTGATGAAATCAAGGATACCTCCGAGGCGCTGGCAGTGGTGAAGGATAAGGCTGCCCGCCAGTCGGACGTGGCCGACACAGCGCGCAAGAACAAGGCCTCCCTTATCGAAGGCATAAAGAAAATCAAGCTGAACAACCCTGAGGATGTAATCGAAACGCCTGATCAGTCTGGCGAAGAGGATTACCTCATCGGCCTGAAGGTTGAAGGCCAGCGTATTGCTATCCTTGTGGACTGCAGCGCGTCCATGACCGATGAGAGACTCATCGACATCATTCGGCGCAAGAACTCTTCCGATGCAGAGAAAAAGAAAGGGCCCAAATGGCGCCGGACAATACGCACGCTTCGCTGGCTGTTGGCCCGTCTTCCCAGAGCCTCGATGGTGACTGTCATCGCCTATAACGAGACGGCAAGAAATCTCGGCGCGAAAGAATGGACCAGCTCTGTGGACGAAAAGGGGCTGACGAACATCCTGTCCAATGCCAATGAGATTGTTCCAACAGGTCCCACCAATCTGTCCAGCGCTCTCAAAGCCGCTCGGGAACTCAATCCGTCTGATTTGTATATCATCACCGATGGACTGCCCACCAAGGGAGACTCTGGCTGGGGGCGTCTCAATGTGTTTTCCGGTTGCAGCTCCATTCTGGGGAGTTCAAGCAAAATTTCTGGTGAGTGCCGGGCCCGGCTGTTTGAAGAAAGTGTGAAGAAAAGCGGATTGTCTCTCTCGCGCAAGGTTAATGTTATTTTGCTTCCCATCGAGGGTGATCCCTATGCTCCCAGATATTACTGGGAGTGGACGGCATTGACCGGTGGGCTGTTCATTGCGCCTGCACAGGATTGGCCATGA
- a CDS encoding vWA domain-containing protein, producing MRRKSRELDIFSLSFLDVFACALGATILLVLVSNFTKSNAAVSATEGIEDKLELILSEEKRLQGLEQLLAEKKQGLSDSQLLLQRLKQFLADQKMGIGATNQELEKLMEENEGLALVQSSLKKAAAIRPNSATVRDKEEVGGIPVDSEYIIFIIDTSGSMMAIWPRVLREMEHILEIHPQVKGFQVMNDNGFLALVGYQGKWIPDSKSRRRAILKRLNNWQRASNSSPVEGLEKALRQYAHKATSLSIYIIGDDYSGAAFDQVLSTINRLNRSGNNGKRQAKIHAVGFLSNNTTGRFPVLMTEVTRQNGGTFIALPR from the coding sequence ATGAGAAGAAAGAGCCGCGAATTAGATATTTTCAGCCTGTCGTTTCTCGACGTCTTTGCCTGTGCTTTGGGGGCAACAATTTTGTTGGTGTTGGTTTCCAACTTCACCAAGAGCAACGCTGCCGTTTCGGCCACCGAGGGGATCGAAGACAAACTTGAGCTGATCCTTTCCGAGGAGAAGAGACTTCAGGGCCTTGAACAGCTCCTTGCCGAAAAGAAGCAGGGACTATCGGACAGTCAGTTGCTGCTACAGCGGTTGAAGCAATTTCTGGCCGACCAGAAGATGGGTATAGGGGCGACCAATCAGGAGCTTGAGAAGCTCATGGAAGAGAATGAAGGTCTTGCTCTGGTACAGTCGTCCCTGAAGAAGGCCGCAGCTATCAGGCCAAATTCCGCTACCGTCCGGGACAAAGAGGAAGTGGGCGGCATCCCGGTGGACAGTGAGTACATCATCTTCATCATCGATACGTCGGGCAGTATGATGGCCATTTGGCCTCGGGTGCTGCGTGAGATGGAACATATTCTTGAGATCCATCCACAGGTGAAGGGCTTTCAGGTGATGAACGACAATGGTTTTCTTGCCCTTGTCGGGTATCAAGGAAAATGGATTCCGGACTCCAAGTCGCGCCGTAGGGCCATCCTCAAACGCCTGAATAATTGGCAGCGCGCCTCCAACAGCAGTCCTGTCGAGGGGCTTGAGAAGGCGTTGAGGCAATATGCACACAAGGCCACCTCCCTTTCCATTTACATCATCGGCGATGACTACTCCGGAGCCGCATTTGATCAGGTTCTGAGTACTATCAACCGATTGAACAGGTCCGGGAATAACGGCAAACGTCAAGCCAAAATTCATGCGGTAGGCTTCTTGTCGAATAATACAACGGGCCGATTCCCAGTTCTTATGACTGAAGTGACAAGGCAGAACGGCGGTACGTTTATAGCACTGCCGCGATAG